A region from the Variovorax sp. RKNM96 genome encodes:
- the uraH gene encoding hydroxyisourate hydrolase, giving the protein MGLSTHVLDTMHGGPAAGMEVALYTTEGDAATLVKRFTLNSDGRSDGPLYDNHSIKVGTYRLVFDVAGYFKARGVKLPEPNFLNKVSLDFGVAHTDQHYHVPLLVSPWSYSTYRGS; this is encoded by the coding sequence ATGGGCTTGAGCACTCACGTACTGGACACGATGCACGGCGGCCCCGCGGCCGGCATGGAAGTGGCGCTGTACACCACTGAAGGCGATGCCGCCACGCTGGTGAAGCGCTTCACGCTGAATTCGGACGGCCGCAGCGACGGTCCGCTCTACGACAACCACTCGATCAAGGTCGGCACCTACCGCCTGGTGTTCGACGTGGCGGGTTACTTCAAGGCACGCGGCGTGAAGCTGCCGGAGCCGAACTTCCTGAACAAGGTGTCGCTGGATTTCGGCGTGGCGCACACCGACCAGCACTACCACGTGCCGCTGCTGGTCAGCCCGTGGAGCTACTCCACGTACCGCGGGTCTTGA